A window of Myxococcus fulvus genomic DNA:
GCGAGCCGGGGCGCGCCGCCGTGCTGAGCACATCCAGCGCGGAGCCCGTGTCCACGATGATGATGCGCGCGGGCTTGTCGCTGTCCGTCACGACGCGCAGGCCCTTCTGCTCGAACAGCTCGGTGATGAGCGCCATCAGCCGCGCATCCGACAGGCGCACCAGCACCGGCACCCGCGTGTCCAGCTCCACCGCGTTGGCCGCCTGGGGCGCGGGCCCCTTGCCCAGCTCCCGCACGTCCTTCTTCAAGAGCTCCATCACGTCCGTCTTCAGCACGCCCCGCACGCGCTGGAGCAGCGAGGCGTCCTGGGACACGAACGCCTTCAGTCGCTGCTCACCGTCGGGCGCCAGCTGCGTGAAGGCCACGCCCATGCCGTCCTCGCGCGACCACGCCACCTGACCGAAGGCCCGCAGCGCCTGGGCTGAGTCGGGCAGGGTGATGCGCAGCTCCAGCGTGCTCCCCACCGGCAGCGCGCGCGGGGTGCGGATGGCGAGCCCACCCGTGCCGATGTTCCTGCTGTACGCGCGCACCACGTCATCCTGCGTGGCGAACGTCAGCTCCAGCACCGCGTCCGCGCGAGCGGGACGCGCGGGCAGGGGACTGCCCTCGGGTGGCAGCGCTCCCAATTCCAGCAGCACGTCCCGGAGCAACTCCAGACGCTGCGCTTCGTCGGGCCCGAGCGGCGCCGTGCGCTGTCGCTCCAGCAGCGTCTTGTATTCCTCGAGCGCGTTGACGCGTGGACTTCCCATGATGCCCCCCTGCCTGCCTTTCGCGCCTCCCAGCCTGCCATGTCCAGACGGACAGGCGCGAGAGGTCCACTTCCACCCTGTCCTCATGCATACACCCTGGTATAGGCAAGCGCATGGACGTCCCTCCCTCGCCTCCTACCCGCCCGGGCCTGCTGTCGAGCCTGCTGCGCTGGGGTGTGGCGTGCGCGGCGATGCCGCCCCTGCTCACGCCCGCGCTCCTGCTGGGGCCCGTCAGCCCCGGGGCCTCGGACGCGCTGATGCGGACGTGGTGTCTGTGGGCCCGGCGCGTCTTCGGCGTGGACGTGGAGGTGGTGGACCACAACGAGGGCCGCTACGACGCGTCCTCGTATCTGTTCCTGCAGCTGAACCAGACGAGCTTGAGCGAGACGTTCGTGACGCCCCCGGCGCTGCCCCGGCCCGTGCGCATCTTCATGAACATCGAGTATGCGGCGCTGCCCTTCGCCGGCTGGGTGCCCTGGGCCCAGGGCTCCACGGTGGTGGTGCGCCAGTGGAGCGCGCAGGCGCGTCGCGCCGTGGACCGCGCCGCCCAGGCCCTGCGCGCGGGCGCCAGCTACTACATGTCCATCGAGGGCCGCCGCAGCGAGGACGGCCGGCTCAACCCCTACCGCAAGGGCGCGGCGGTGCTCGCCATCCACTCCGGCGCCACCCTGGTGCCCATGGTCTTCCACGGCGCGCGGGACGTGCTGCCCTTCGGGGAGTGGCGCGTCAGGCCGGGCCGGGTGCGCGTGGAGCTGCTGCCCGCCATCCCCACCGAGGGCCTGCGCTACGAGGACCGGGACGCGCTCGTCGAGCGGCTGCGGGCCCTCGCCCAGGCGCGGGGATTGGAATAGCCCGGCCTGGGGGTAGGCTCCGGGCATGTCCTACCTACGCAACCCGGTGAAGGCGCCACGCGTGTCGGGGCTGGCGCTCAAGGCGTTCGTCAACACCCTGGAGAGCGCCGTCGGCTCGCCCGTGCTGGAGAAGCTGGTGCGCGACAGCGGCATCGACCGGTGGCGGGAGCTGTCCGCCGGTGATGCGCCGCCGCTCCAATATCCGCTGCCTCCGGGCGCGCCCGCCGCCGAGCCCCAGTCCCCCACGGAGCAGGCCGCGCGCGCCATCGCCGCGCAGCCCGTGAAGTCGGAGCGCGAGACGGTGGGCGCGTATGTCCGGGCCTACCGCGAGGGCGACACGAACCCGGTCGCCGTGGCTTGTCGTCTGAACGCGACCATCGACCATCTGGAGCGCGGCGCAGCGAGCATGGGGTGGTTCATCGCGCGCAAGCCCGACGACGTGCTCCGCGCCGCCGAGGACTCCGCGGCGCGGCTTCGCAGGGGACGCGCGCTGAGCGTGCTGGACGGCGTGCCGGTGGTGCTCAAGGACGAGGTGGACCTGGCGGGCTTCCCCACCACGCTGGGCACGCGCTTCCGCAACCAGGTGGCCTCGGTGGACTCGACGGTGGCCGCGCGTCTCAAGGCCGCGGGCGCGCTCATCCTGGGCAAGGCCAACATGAACGAGATTGGCATCAACCCCATCGGGTTGAATCCGCACCACGGCGTCGCGCGCAACCCGTGGAACCGGGGCCACATCACCGGAGGCAGCTCCAGCGGCTCGGCCGCCGTCGTCGCCGCGGGCTTGTGTCCGCTGAGCATCGGCGCGGACGGTGGCGGCTCCATCCGCATCCCCGCGGCCCTGTGTGGCATCGTCGGCCTCAAGGCGACGTGGGGCCGCATCCCCGAGACGGGCGTGCCGCCCCTGTGCTGGAACGTGGGGCACGTGGGGCCCATGGGCCTCACGGTGGACGACGTCGCGGCGGCGTACGCGCTGCTCGCCGGACCCGACGGCAAGGACCTGGTCTCCCAGGGGCAGCCCCCGCATCACCTGTCCGGTTACGAGCGCGCGGACCTGACGGGCGTGCGGCTGGGCATCTGCTGGCCCTATTTCGAGGACGCGTCACCGGACGTGGTGGCGCGCTGCAAGGAGGCGGTGCGCGCGCTGACGGCCGCGGGCGCCACCGTCGTGGAGGTGCCCGCGCCGGACCTGAACACCGTGCTGTGGACGCACAGCTGCATCATCCTCAGCGAGATGGCCGAGTCGATGCTGCCGCACTCGCGCGAGCATGCCTCGGACTTCGGGCTCGACTCGCGCACCAACCTGGCCATCGGCCGGCACTTCCGCGCCACGGACCTGGTGCACGCCCTGCGGCACCGCCACCGGCTGACGCGCGAGCTGCTCGCCGTCATGGCGGGCGTGGACGTCCTCGTCACCCCGTCGACGGCCACCACCGCGCCCCTCATCCCCGAGGGCACGCTGCCCGACGGCGAGTCGAACCTGCCCGTCGTCGACGCGCTGATGCGCTTCGTGCGCGAGGGGAACCTGACGGGCTTCCCCGCCCTGTCCGTCCCGGCCGGACACGACAGCGCGGGCCTGCCCGTGGGCCTGCAGCTCATGGGGCGCCCCTACGAGGAACACCTGCTGCTGCGCCTGGGCCGCGTGGTGGAGCGCGCCACGTCCGCTCGCACGCCCGCCGTGCATGTCACCGCCCTGCGCTGAGCGCGATTCAAAGACATACTGAAATTTGCCAAGCCCATCGTTCCTGATGGGCTTGTGTGTATTAACGCTGGCAAAACCGGAAAGACCCGCCCATATTCCCTCGGCGCGGCAGCGTGGACTCTCCAGGCCGCCACAGGCCCGTGATTCGCTGGACGTCAATTCCTGGCATCCGGTTCCGGGCAGGAGGAATTGTTTCATGCAACTGCGTCAGCAGATGGGATGGGTGCCGTTCGTCCTCGCGGCGTCGCTGGTGGCGGCGTGTGGTCCGTCCTCCTCGGAGATACTCGCGCCGGAGACGACAGGCGTGCAGGCCGCGGAGCTGGTGGAACTGGTGGTCAACGGCAACTTCGACAACGGGCAGACGGCGCCCTGGTGGAGCGGGCCCAACACGCAGTCGGCGGTGGAGAACGGCCGGCTGCGCGTCAACGTCACGGGCGGCACGGCGAACCCGTGGGACGCGCCCATGGGACAGGACAACATCGTTCTGGCGAACGGGCAGGCCTATACGCTGACCTTCACCGCCTCCGCGACGGCGAACGTGACGGTGCGGGCCACGGTGCAGCTGGGCGCGGCGCCGTACACCGCGCCGCTGGACCAGAACATCACGCTGGACGGTACGGCGCGCACGTTCACCTTCCCCTTCACCTCGAATCTCGCGACGGCGGCGGGGCAGGTGACGTTCCAGGTGGGCGGGCGGGGCGCCTTCTCGCTGTTCCTGGACAACGTCTCGCTCACCACGTCGGGCGGAGGCAATCCGGGCGGCGGGCCGGTGGCGATGACGAGCGGCTTCTATGTGGACCCCAACTCCAACCCGGCCGTCTGGGTGCGCAACAACGGCGGGGACTCGCGCGCCTCGCGCATCCAGGCGTCCATCGCGAGCAAGCCAGGGGCGCGCTGGTTCGGCAACTGGAGCGGCGACATCACGGCCGCGGTGTCCAGCTTCGTCGGCGCGGCGGACACGGTCGACAAGCTGCCGGTGCTCGTGGCCTACAACATCCCCGGGCGTGACTGCGGCAGCCACTCCGGCGGCGGCGCGGGCAGCCCGGAGGCCTATCGCGCGTGGATCTCCGCCTTCGTCACCGGCCTGGGCAGCCGCCCCGCCATCGTCATCATCGAGCCGGACGCCGTCGCGCAGCTCGACTGTCTGCCCAACGACACCGAGCGCCAGACGCGCCTGGGCCTGCTGCGCTACGCGACGGAGCAGCTCCGGGACAGGGCGCCCAACACCTGGGCCTACCTGGACGGCGGCAACGCGAACTGGATTGGCGCGGACACCATGGCGCAGCGGCTGGAGTCCGCGGGCGTGCGCAACATCCGCGGCTTCGCGCTCAACGTGTCGAACTTCTACACGACGGCGCAGTCGACGACGTACGGCACCAGCGTCAACAGCGCGCTCAGCTCGCGCTACGGCTACACGAAGCCCTTCGTCGTGGACACCAGCCGCAATGGCAACGGGCACAACGGCGAGTGGTGCAACCCCGGCGGCCGCAGGCTGGGCGTGACATCCCAGGTGGGCGGCGGGGCGGAGCTGCTCCTGTGGGTGAAGGTGCCGGGGGACTCCGACGGCAACTGCGGCATCGCGCCGAACACGCCCGCGGGCACGTTCAGCCCCGACCTGGCCATCCGGCTCATCGACGGCACCTGACGGGCCGGGCTCAGCCTCGCTTGGGCAGGAGCCGGGCCAGCTCGCGGTCCAGCGTGGCGGCGAAGCGCTGGCGGTCCTGGGCGTTGAAGCCGCTGGGGCCGCCCGTCACGACGCCGCTCTCGCGCAGCTCCTGCATGAAGTTCCGCACGGAGAGCCGCTCGGCGATGTTCTCCTCGGAGAACAGCTCGCCGCGCGGGTCCAGCGTCACCACGCCGCGCGGCACCAGCAGCGCCGCCAGGGGGATGTCCTGGGTGACGGCCAGGTCTCCCTTCTGGGCGGAGGTGGCGATGTGCTGGTCCGCCACGTCCAGCCCCGCGCCCACCTGCACCGTGGAGACGAGCTCCGAGCGGGGCAGGGACAGGGACTTGTTGGCCACGAAGACGACCGGCACCTTCAGGCGCTGCGAGGCGCGCAGGAGGATGTCGCGGACGGGCGTGGGGCAGGCATCGGCGTCGACCCAGATTCGCATGGCGCTCGCATCCTCGCGTGGACAGGCGCGAAGATGAAGTGCTTGACGACGCCAATGGGGGGCGCTCGGATGCGCGCCCATGTCCGAGCTGCTCACCCGCGCCGAAGCCTCGAATCACGCCGAAACCTCGCGTCATTCCGACGTGCTCGCCTTCATCGACGAGCTCTGCCGCCGCACGAAGCTCGCCCGACGGGTGGATTTCGGCACCAGCGGCGAGGGCCAGCCCCTGGTGTCGCTGGTGGTGAGCGACCGCAACTGCTTCACGCCGGAGCTGGCGCGCAAGCAGAAGAAGGTCGTGGTGATGGTGGAGGCCAACATCCACGCCGGCGAGGTGGAGGGCAAGGAGTCGGTGCTCGCGCTCGCGCGGGATTTGACGCTCACGAAGCTGGGCCAGAAGCTGCTCGACAAGCTGGTGCTCGTCCTGGTCCCCAACTTCAACCCGGACGGCAATGACCGCATCAGCCCCAACAACCGCAAGCTGAACCTCCAGGAGCTGGAGGGGCAGGTCAACCCGGCGGGCGGCGTGGGCACGCGCTACACGGGCGAGGGCTGGAACCTCAACCGCGACAGTACCAAGCAGGAGGCGCCGGAGACGCGCGCCATGGCGAAGCTGCACCAGGCGTGGTGGCCGGAGCTGTTCATCGACTGCCACACCACCGACGGCAGCATCCACGACTTCGACCTGACCTACGACACGTCGCACTCCAACGAGCCGCTGTTCCAGGAGCTGCGCGACTACAACCGGCAGATGCTGGACCGCGTCTCCCAGGCGGTGCAGAAGCGCCACGGCTTCGACAGCTTCTGGTACGGCAACTATCGCGAGGAGGGCGTGCCCACCTCGGGCTGGCACACCTACCCGGCGCTGCCGCGCTTCGGCAGCCACTACCGGGGACTGCTCGGCCGGCTGGACGTGCTGCTGGAGACGTACAGCTACATCGACTTCCCGCGCCGCTGCGCGGTGATGTACGCGTGGCTGCTGGAGCTGATTCGCGAGGCGGCCCGGAGCGCGAAGACGTACCGCGCGCTCACCCAGGCGCAGGAGGAGGCCATCATCGCCCGGGGCACCACCCCGGATTTGCAGACGCTGGTGGGCATCAACTACGGCGTGGCCACGCGGGACGGGGAGGGGAAGCTGACGTTCGACTACCCGGCCTACGCGAAGCCGGGTGACCTGGCGCGCATCCAGGCGTTCGACGAGAAGAGCGTCACGGAGCGGCGCTTCCCGGGCAAGAAGCGCAAGGTCTACCGCGTGCCCCACTTCCGCACCTTCATCCCGACGCAGTCGGTGAGCACGCCGGAGGCGTACCTGGTGCCCGCGGCGCTGGCGCCCCGGCTGGAGTCGCAGGGCATCCGCTTCGAGGTGCTCCCCAAGGCGCAGCGCTTCCTGGTGGACAGCTACCGCATCGCCCGGCGAGAGGAGACCTTCAGCCCGGACGTGGCCGCCAACGTGCCGCCGCCCGGCCAGGCGGAGCTGCCGCAGAGCCAGAAGCCCAAGCCGGTGCGCTTCGAGACGGTGCTGACGGTGTCGCCCGAGCGCGGCGAGCGGGAGTTCGCCCAGGGCACGCTCCGCGTCCCCACCGCGCAGCGCGCGGGCACGCTGGCCGTCTACCTGCTGGAGCCACACTCGGATGACGGCTTCTGCCGGTGGCAGTTCCTGGACACCTTGCTGGAGGTGGGCGGGTACTACCCTGTGCACCGCGTGGTGAGCCCCGCCCCCGCGCCGAAGAAGGCGGAGTGACGCCAAGGGCCCTGACGTGGGTCGGGGTCCAGCAGGGTGGCAACGTCACCGCGACGCTGGAGTGCCCGCCTGACTGGGGGCACGCCGTTCATCCCTGACGCGGCGCGGTTCATCCCAGGGCACATGGAAGCCGCCCCGGGAGATGGCTAGCCTCCGTGCGCATGCGCGACGCGGAGCCGGTTCGTCCCCGAGTGGATGAGGTGGAGCCCCTGCCGTCCTGGGCCGTGTGGCTCGGGGCGTTGGGGTGGTGGCTCGCCGATGCGCTCATCTCCGTGAGCCAGACGCAGCTGCTGCAACGCATTGGCGAGCTGAAGGTCGTGGAGGGGGCGCTGTGGCGGATGTCCCTGGCCAGCTCCCTGCTGTGGGTTCCCATCACCGTGATGTGTCTGCGCCTGTCCGAGCGGGTGCCCCTGGCGAGAGGGCACCTGCGGCGGGCGCTGGGCTTCCACGTGGGGGCGCTGCTCGTCGTCGTGCTGGGACGGGCGACCTTCGTCGTGCTCACCCAGGACCTCATCGGCTGGTACGAGCGAACGCCCCAGGTGCTCGACGTGCTGGCGCAGAGCGTCGTCAACAACCTGCTGCCCTTCGTGTTGCTGACGGCGGGCGCGCATGCGCTGGGGCTGGCGCGTCGCGCGCACGTGCGTCAGCGGCGAGCCGACCAGCTCCAGGCGCAGCTCGCGCAGGCGCGGCTGCAGGCCCTGGCGTCGCAGCTGCGCCCCCACTTCCTCTTCAACGCGCTCAACGCCGTGTCCTCGCTGGTCCACGTGGACCCGGACGCGGCCGAGAAGATGCTGGCGCGTCTGGGGGATTTGCTGCGCCACAGTCTGGAGTCCCATGCGCGGCAGGAGGTGACGCTGCGCGAGGAGCAGCAGGCGCTGGCGCCGTACCTGGACATCGAGCAGACGCGCTTCGGGCCTCGACTGGAGGTCGCCTGGAAGCTGGGGCCCGACGTGCTGGATGCGCGGGTGCCGTATCTGGCGTTGCAGCCGTTGGTGGAGAACGCCATCCGTCATGGACTGGCGCCGCGTGCGGAGCCCGGGCGCATCGAGATCTCCGCCGAGCGGGAGGGCGACGTGTTGCGCCTGCGCGTGAGCGATGACGGGATGGGGCCTCCCGCGAGCGGCCCACCGCGAGGTGGTGGGGTGGGGCTGTCGAATCTGCGAGCGCGGTTGGCGACGTTGTACGGGCCTCGGGCCGTGCTGGAGCTGCGCGCGGGGACTCCTCGCGGCGCGGTGGTGGAGCTGCGGGTTCCGCTCCATGACGCGCCCGGCGGCGCGCGGGTGGCGGCATGAGGGCCGCGCGTGAGGAGCGCGATGGAGCGCGCGGCCGGGAGGGCAGGGCGATGATGGGCGGTGGAGCCGTCGGTGCTTCGCGTGGCGCTCGCCGGAGCGGGCGGCTGCATGAGGGCCGCGCGCCGAGGAGTCGGTGGGGGCGTGATGGAGCAAGCGCCCACGAGGGCAGGGTGATGATCGGCGGTGGTGAAGCGGTGGAGCCGTCCGTGCTTCGCGTGGCGCTCGACGGAGCGGGTGGCGACATGCGGGTCATGCGTGGGGATGTCGTGATGGAGCACTCGTCCGGGAGGGCAGGGTGATGATCGGCGGTGGTGAAGCGGTGGAGCCGTCGATGCTTCGCGTGGCGCTCGCCGGAGCGGATAGCGACATGGGGGGCACGCGGGGAGGTGTCGTGATGAAGCGCGTGTCCGGGAGGGCCGGGGGATGATGGGCGGTGGTGAAGCGGCGGAGCCGTCCGTGCTTCGCGTGGCGCTCGCGGATGACGAGCCGCTCGCCCGTTCGCGCCTGCGCGCATTGCTCGCGGCGGAGCCCCACGTCGAGCTCGTCTCCGAGGCCGCCAGCGGCGCGGAGGCCGTGCGCGGCGTGCTCCAGTCCTCTCCGGACGTGTTGTTGCTGGACGTCGAGATGCCGGCGGGTGACGGCTTCGAGGTCCTCCGCGCGCTGCCTCCCGAGTCGCTGCCCGTGGTCGTCTTCGTCACCGCGTGGCAGCAGCACGCCGTGCGCGCCTTCGAGGCCCAGGCGTTGGACTTCCTGCTCAAGCCCTATGACAAGGAGCGCTTCCGCGCCGCGCTCGCCCGCGCTCGCCAGCAGGTGCGCCTGGTGCGTCGGGGCGAGGCGGTGGCGCGGCAGGAGGCGCTCCTGTCCGGGCTCGCGCTGTCAGAGGCCCCGCTGCGGCGCCTGCCCGTCAAGGTGGACGGGCGCATCCGCTTCGTCGACTGCTCCGCCATCTCCCACGTCGAGTCCGAGGCCAACTACGTGCGCGTGCACGTGGGCACCGAGCAGCACGTGCTGCGCGAGACGCTGACCCATCTGGAGGAGCGCCTGGACACGCGGCGCTTCCTGCGCGTGCACCGCTCCGTGCTCGTCAACCTGGACCAGGTGCGCGAGGCGGAGCCGCTGTCCCAGGGCGAATACCTGCTGGTGCTCGGCTCGAGCGGTACCGCCGTGCGCACCGGGCGCAGTCACCGCGTCCGCGTCGAGGCCGCGCTGGGATTGGGAAGCGACAGCGCCCGCTGAAGACGCCGTCCCCGAGGGCGCGCAATCCATCCCGCGCCCCCTTCGCTTCATCCCCGCTTCCCGGACAAGCGAGCGGGCACCGCGTACCTCTACGGCCATGGCGAGAGCGAGCCCGGCTCCTCCCGCCACACCCGAGAGGAGCTCACCATGTCGTCGTTCCGTCGCATCCCCACGCTGCTCGCGGCGCTCGCGCTGTCCGTCGCGACGTCCGCCCCCGCCTCCGCGCCTGGCACGCCGGAGGTGCTCTCCCCCGGCTTCATCTCCCTGCCCGAGCAGGAGGAGTGGCGCATCGCCTTCACGCCGGACGGCCGCACCGCGTTCTGGGGCGTGAGCGCCGGCTTCTTCCCCGAGACGCGTCAGGCCACCATCGTCTTCTCCGAGTGGCGCAACGGCCGCTGGACGCAGCCCCGCCCCGCGCCCTTCTCCGGCGTGCACTCGGACATCGACCCGTTCGTCTCTCCCGACGGCCGCCGCCTGTTCTTCTCCTCCATCCGTCCCGTCAACGGCCAGCCGCGCGCGGACGTGGAGATGTGGGTCGTGGAGCGCCGCCGCGATGGCGGCTGGGGCGAGCCGCGTCACCTGGGCGCCGCCGTCCACAGCGCCGCCGACGAGCTCTACCCGAGCGTGGACGCGGAGGGCACGCTGTACTTCGGCTCGGACCGCGAGGGCGGCTACGGCGGCTGGGACATCTACCGCTCGCGCCCGCGTCACGACGGCTCCTACGGCCCCGCGGAGAACCTGGGGCCCGCCATCAACACCGAGTACTGGGAGTTCAACCCCAACGTCCTCGCGGACGGCAGGACGCTGCTGTTCGCGTCCATCGCCCGCCCGGATGGCTACGGCTACGGTGACCTCTACGTCGCTCGCAAGACGTGGCGCGGCTGGCAGCCCGCGCGCAACCTGGGGCCGACGGTGAACACGGACCTGGACGAGTACCACCCGACGCTCTCTCCGGACCAGCGCACGCTCTACTTCGTGCGCCACCAGTACGAGCCGTTCGTCCCCGGTGAACTCTACCACGTCCGCGTCGGCGGGCTGCTGTCCGAGGACGGCACCTGCGACGTGAGCCACTGAGCC
This region includes:
- a CDS encoding amidase, whose product is MSYLRNPVKAPRVSGLALKAFVNTLESAVGSPVLEKLVRDSGIDRWRELSAGDAPPLQYPLPPGAPAAEPQSPTEQAARAIAAQPVKSERETVGAYVRAYREGDTNPVAVACRLNATIDHLERGAASMGWFIARKPDDVLRAAEDSAARLRRGRALSVLDGVPVVLKDEVDLAGFPTTLGTRFRNQVASVDSTVAARLKAAGALILGKANMNEIGINPIGLNPHHGVARNPWNRGHITGGSSSGSAAVVAAGLCPLSIGADGGGSIRIPAALCGIVGLKATWGRIPETGVPPLCWNVGHVGPMGLTVDDVAAAYALLAGPDGKDLVSQGQPPHHLSGYERADLTGVRLGICWPYFEDASPDVVARCKEAVRALTAAGATVVEVPAPDLNTVLWTHSCIILSEMAESMLPHSREHASDFGLDSRTNLAIGRHFRATDLVHALRHRHRLTRELLAVMAGVDVLVTPSTATTAPLIPEGTLPDGESNLPVVDALMRFVREGNLTGFPALSVPAGHDSAGLPVGLQLMGRPYEEHLLLRLGRVVERATSARTPAVHVTALR
- a CDS encoding LytR/AlgR family response regulator transcription factor translates to MMGGGEAAEPSVLRVALADDEPLARSRLRALLAAEPHVELVSEAASGAEAVRGVLQSSPDVLLLDVEMPAGDGFEVLRALPPESLPVVVFVTAWQQHAVRAFEAQALDFLLKPYDKERFRAALARARQQVRLVRRGEAVARQEALLSGLALSEAPLRRLPVKVDGRIRFVDCSAISHVESEANYVRVHVGTEQHVLRETLTHLEERLDTRRFLRVHRSVLVNLDQVREAEPLSQGEYLLVLGSSGTAVRTGRSHRVRVEAALGLGSDSAR
- a CDS encoding PilZ domain-containing protein; amino-acid sequence: MGSPRVNALEEYKTLLERQRTAPLGPDEAQRLELLRDVLLELGALPPEGSPLPARPARADAVLELTFATQDDVVRAYSRNIGTGGLAIRTPRALPVGSTLELRITLPDSAQALRAFGQVAWSREDGMGVAFTQLAPDGEQRLKAFVSQDASLLQRVRGVLKTDVMELLKKDVRELGKGPAPQAANAVELDTRVPVLVRLSDARLMALITELFEQKGLRVVTDSDKPARIIIVDTGSALDVLSTAARPGSRIVMVNVSGPDSLMGRLSNLSPAAFVKHPASAAAVLLAVEKLLDATKSS
- a CDS encoding sensor histidine kinase → MRDAEPVRPRVDEVEPLPSWAVWLGALGWWLADALISVSQTQLLQRIGELKVVEGALWRMSLASSLLWVPITVMCLRLSERVPLARGHLRRALGFHVGALLVVVLGRATFVVLTQDLIGWYERTPQVLDVLAQSVVNNLLPFVLLTAGAHALGLARRAHVRQRRADQLQAQLAQARLQALASQLRPHFLFNALNAVSSLVHVDPDAAEKMLARLGDLLRHSLESHARQEVTLREEQQALAPYLDIEQTRFGPRLEVAWKLGPDVLDARVPYLALQPLVENAIRHGLAPRAEPGRIEISAEREGDVLRLRVSDDGMGPPASGPPRGGGVGLSNLRARLATLYGPRAVLELRAGTPRGAVVELRVPLHDAPGGARVAA
- a CDS encoding glycoside hydrolase family 6 protein, with translation MQLRQQMGWVPFVLAASLVAACGPSSSEILAPETTGVQAAELVELVVNGNFDNGQTAPWWSGPNTQSAVENGRLRVNVTGGTANPWDAPMGQDNIVLANGQAYTLTFTASATANVTVRATVQLGAAPYTAPLDQNITLDGTARTFTFPFTSNLATAAGQVTFQVGGRGAFSLFLDNVSLTTSGGGNPGGGPVAMTSGFYVDPNSNPAVWVRNNGGDSRASRIQASIASKPGARWFGNWSGDITAAVSSFVGAADTVDKLPVLVAYNIPGRDCGSHSGGGAGSPEAYRAWISAFVTGLGSRPAIVIIEPDAVAQLDCLPNDTERQTRLGLLRYATEQLRDRAPNTWAYLDGGNANWIGADTMAQRLESAGVRNIRGFALNVSNFYTTAQSTTYGTSVNSALSSRYGYTKPFVVDTSRNGNGHNGEWCNPGGRRLGVTSQVGGGAELLLWVKVPGDSDGNCGIAPNTPAGTFSPDLAIRLIDGT
- a CDS encoding YaiI/YqxD family protein, with the protein product MRIWVDADACPTPVRDILLRASQRLKVPVVFVANKSLSLPRSELVSTVQVGAGLDVADQHIATSAQKGDLAVTQDIPLAALLVPRGVVTLDPRGELFSEENIAERLSVRNFMQELRESGVVTGGPSGFNAQDRQRFAATLDRELARLLPKRG
- a CDS encoding TolB family protein, whose product is MSSFRRIPTLLAALALSVATSAPASAPGTPEVLSPGFISLPEQEEWRIAFTPDGRTAFWGVSAGFFPETRQATIVFSEWRNGRWTQPRPAPFSGVHSDIDPFVSPDGRRLFFSSIRPVNGQPRADVEMWVVERRRDGGWGEPRHLGAAVHSAADELYPSVDAEGTLYFGSDREGGYGGWDIYRSRPRHDGSYGPAENLGPAINTEYWEFNPNVLADGRTLLFASIARPDGYGYGDLYVARKTWRGWQPARNLGPTVNTDLDEYHPTLSPDQRTLYFVRHQYEPFVPGELYHVRVGGLLSEDGTCDVSH
- a CDS encoding M14 family zinc carboxypeptidase, with translation MSELLTRAEASNHAETSRHSDVLAFIDELCRRTKLARRVDFGTSGEGQPLVSLVVSDRNCFTPELARKQKKVVVMVEANIHAGEVEGKESVLALARDLTLTKLGQKLLDKLVLVLVPNFNPDGNDRISPNNRKLNLQELEGQVNPAGGVGTRYTGEGWNLNRDSTKQEAPETRAMAKLHQAWWPELFIDCHTTDGSIHDFDLTYDTSHSNEPLFQELRDYNRQMLDRVSQAVQKRHGFDSFWYGNYREEGVPTSGWHTYPALPRFGSHYRGLLGRLDVLLETYSYIDFPRRCAVMYAWLLELIREAARSAKTYRALTQAQEEAIIARGTTPDLQTLVGINYGVATRDGEGKLTFDYPAYAKPGDLARIQAFDEKSVTERRFPGKKRKVYRVPHFRTFIPTQSVSTPEAYLVPAALAPRLESQGIRFEVLPKAQRFLVDSYRIARREETFSPDVAANVPPPGQAELPQSQKPKPVRFETVLTVSPERGEREFAQGTLRVPTAQRAGTLAVYLLEPHSDDGFCRWQFLDTLLEVGGYYPVHRVVSPAPAPKKAE
- a CDS encoding lysophospholipid acyltransferase family protein gives rise to the protein MDVPPSPPTRPGLLSSLLRWGVACAAMPPLLTPALLLGPVSPGASDALMRTWCLWARRVFGVDVEVVDHNEGRYDASSYLFLQLNQTSLSETFVTPPALPRPVRIFMNIEYAALPFAGWVPWAQGSTVVVRQWSAQARRAVDRAAQALRAGASYYMSIEGRRSEDGRLNPYRKGAAVLAIHSGATLVPMVFHGARDVLPFGEWRVRPGRVRVELLPAIPTEGLRYEDRDALVERLRALAQARGLE